One region of Culex pipiens pallens isolate TS chromosome 2, TS_CPP_V2, whole genome shotgun sequence genomic DNA includes:
- the LOC120431745 gene encoding uncharacterized protein LOC120431745 gives MLQKNSRPGYKRVIKNTAKFLIVAEAIAFAATYAGWYRLNTSRETRHYVKENFPSILESYYQVGEFISGDKAIRNHDELIWKQEQEARR, from the exons ATGCTCCAGAAGAACTCCCGTCCGGGCTACAAACGCGTCATCAAGAACACGGCCAAATTTTTGATCGTCGCCGAAGCGATCGCATTCGCCGCCACCTACGCGGGTTGGTACCGCCTCAACACCAGTCGTG AAACCCGCCATTACGTAAAAGAGAACTTCCCGAGCATTCTGGAAAGTTACTACCAGGTGGGCGAATTTATTAGTGGGGACAAGGCGATTCGGAACCACGACGAGCTTATCTGGAAGCAGGAGCAGGAAGCGAGACGATGA
- the LOC120431746 gene encoding uncharacterized protein LOC120431746 has protein sequence MNIFVKSAIYLTGFGALSWVLLEVTTPSKEKLEEIKRQQGVALSESKSQKALFLKTLKEASEGKDPLKKKTE, from the coding sequence ATGAATATTTTTGTCAAGTCGGCAATCTATCTGACCGGATTTGGCGCTTTGAGTTGGGTTCTGCTCGAAGTGACGACGCCCAGTAAGGAAAAGTTGGAGGAGATTAAGCGGCAGCAGGGAGTTGCGTTGAGTGAGAGTAAGAGCCAGAAGGCGTTGTTTTTGAAGACCCTGAAGGAGGCCAGCGAAGGCAAGGATCCGTTGAAGAAGAAGACCGAATAG
- the LOC120431743 gene encoding tubulin-specific chaperone C-like has translation MAEIVGGHGFSGKEKITEILNRRHKEREIQIQAAKLEREKDADETEAMQFFESSFEEKVKLIGNSLATVGKSEQKAQVFAEVQNEIHDLQRYLSTSTFFLNEYKIKVCQNTITDLCKQLETLKAELIPKKKFGFKSKKIVKTSAEKFTLDKLDGAKDASADEDRMKWTFTNRKNELIELPREKIDDQTITGSNLTNCVIRLEGHSGSLQFSKLDNCLVICGPTARSIFLDDCHNCKFVVACQQLRCHRSRNCDLYLKVTSRAIIEDCGQIQVAEYNGTYPELDGDLLKSGLDPTVNNWNILDDFNWLSTDKPSPNWSILEHEQLILNWPAYQDQFQQTHSLCNTFE, from the coding sequence ATGGCGGAAATTGTTGGCGGTCACGGGTTTAGTGGGAAGGAGAAGATTACGGAGATTTTGAACCGTCGGCACAAGGAGCGGGAGATTCAGATTCAGGCGGCCAAGCTGGAGAGGGAGAAGGATGCGGATGAAACGGAGGCGATGCAGTTCTTCGAGTCTTCTTTCGAAGAAAAGGTTAAACTGATTGGAAATAGCTTGGCCACAGTCGGCAAGAGTGAGCAGAAGGCGCAGGTGTTTGCCGAGGTTCAGAACGAGATCCACGATCTGCAGCGTTATCTTTCGACGTCTACGTTCTTCCTGAACGAGTACAAGATCAAGGTTTGTCAGAATACAATCACAGATCTTTGCAAACAACTGGAAACTTTGAAGGCGGAGCTGATTCCGAAGAAAAAGTTCGGCTTCAAGAGCAAGAAGATAGTCAAGACGAGCGCGGAAAAGTTCACCTTGGACAAGCTGGACGGAGCAAAAGACGCGAGTGCCGATGAAGACCGCATGAAGTGGACATTTACCAACCGGAAGAACGAACTAATCGAGTTGCCACGAGAAAAGATCGACGATCAGACCATAACCGGTTCAAATCTAACCAACTGCGTCATTCGCCTGGAAGGTCACTCTGGGTCGCTGCAGTTTTCCAAGCTGGACAATTGCCTAGTCATCTGCGGACCCACAGCTCGTTCCATCTTCCTGGACGACTGTCACAATTGCAAGTTTGTCGTCGCTTGCCAGCAGCTCCGATGCCACAGGTCCCGGAACTGCGACCTCTACCTGAAAGTCACCTCCCGGGCCATCATCGAAGACTGCGGGCAAATCCAGGTGGCCGAATACAACGGAACCTACCCCGAACTCGACGGTGACCTCCTCAAATCCGGCCTCGACCCCACAGTCAACAATTGGAACATCCTCGACGACTTCAACTGGCTTTCAACGGACAAACCCTCCCCAAATTGGTCCATCCTAGAGCACGAGCAACTAATCCTCAACTGGCCCGCTTACCAGGACCAGTTCCAGCAAACTCACTCGCTTTGTAATACCTTTGAATAA
- the LOC120431744 gene encoding ATP synthase subunit g, mitochondrial-like — protein sequence MASIASKGSSLVSTLLTQARPKFNVFMKYARVELTPPTPGDIPAIRDGIARLVSGARTGAWKNLTVKQAWLNSLVAAEVCFWFYAGECIGKRHLVGYDVSE from the exons ATGGCATCGATCGCAAGCAAGGGCTCCTCCCTGGTGTCGA CTCTGCTGACCCAGGCGCGCCCCAAGTTCAACGTGTTCATGAAGTACGCCCGCGTCGAGCTGACCCCGCCCACGCCCGGTGACATTCCGGCCATCCGCGACGGAATCGCCCGACTCGTTTCGGGGGCGCGCACCGGCGCCTGGAAGAACCTGACCGTCAAGCAGGCCTGGCTGAACTCGCTGGTCGCGGCCGAGGTGTGCTTCTGGTTCTACGCCGGGGAGTGCATCGGCAAGCGCCACCTGGTCGGTTACGATGTTTCGGAATAA
- the LOC120417301 gene encoding kelch domain-containing protein 3 — MRWIVNLEGGPRRVNHASVAVGDFIFSFGGYCTGEDYHSTSAIDVHILNTNNLRWTLAPTVKDEYGVPCKYPEVPFQRYGHTAVAYDNKVYIWGGRNDEIVCDILYCYDTRTLKWSRPAVTGTVPGARDGHSACIYGNRMYIFGGFEETIDKFSCDVHYLNLQTMTWTYVDTRGEPPSFRDFHSATIVNHKMFVFGGRGDAWGPYHSQEEIYCPKIVCLDLRTNRWEMPNTTGEEPLGRRSHSAFVYNDHIYIFGGYNGNLDLHFNDLYCFNPERYVWRLVRPRGQSPRPRRRQSCLVIGQRMYLFGGTCPSHTTDPTSYDYSDTHVLDFHPTLRTLAMLKVLEHKLDTSCLPRVIKIEIRNMTTPNKISRSLVSG; from the exons ATGCGCTGGATTGTCAACCTTGAG GGCGGTCCTCGTCGGGTCAATCATGCGTCCGTGGCCGTGGGGGACTTTATCTTTTCGTTCGGTGGATATTGCACGGGGGAAGATTATCACTCGACCAGCGCCATAGATGTGCACATCTTGAACACGAACAATCTACGCTGGACGCTGGCTCCGACGGTGAAGGATGAGTATGGCGTGCCGTGCAAATATCCGGAAGTTCCGTTTCAGCGTTACGGTCACACGGCGGTGGCCTACGACAACAAGGTATACATCTGGGGAGGTCGGAATGACGAAATCGTGTGCGACATTCTGTACTGTTACGACACGAGAACGCTGAAGTGGAGCAGACCTGCGGTCACGGGAACGGTTCCTGGAGCTAGAGATGGCCACTCGGCTTGCATCTACGGCAATCGGATGTACATCTTTGGTGGGTTTGAAGAGACGATTGACAAGTTTTCTTGCGATGTCCACTACCTGAACCTGCAAACGATGACCTGGACGTACGTTGACACCCGTGGCGAACCGCCATCGTTCCGGGATTTCCACTCGGCCACCATTGTGAACCACAAAATGTTTGTATTTGGCGGACGAGGCGATGCCTGGGGTCCGTACCACTCACAGGAAGAAATTTACTGCCCGAAGATTGTTTGTCTAGATCTCAGAACGAACCGATGGGAAATGCCCAACACAACCGGAGAGGAACCACTCGGGCGGAGAAGCCACTCGGCGTTTGTGTACAACGACCACATCTACATATTTGGCGGTTACAATGGTAACCTCGATTTGCACTTTAACGATCTCTACTGCTTCAATCCGGAACGCTACGTTTGGCGGTTAGTGCGGCCACGTGGTCAATCGCCCAGGCCACGGCGGCGGCAGTCCTGCTTGGTGATTGGTCAACGGATGTATCTGTTTGGAGGAACCTG CCCATCCCACACAACCGACCCAACATCCTACGATTACAGCGACACTCACGTGCTAGATTTCCACCCCACGCTCCGCACGCTGGCCATGCTCAAGGTGTTGGAACACAAGCTGGACACGTCGTGTTTGCCCCGGGTCATCAA AATCGAAATCCGCAACATGACCACGCCGAACAAGATCAGCCGCTCGCTGGTCAGTGGCTAG